The genomic interval TGATTGTGAGTTACATCGAGAGACTTTAGTTTGTTCGAGGAACAATACAAATTCTCGAGATTCGTTAAACTTGTAATATCCAAAGACTTTAGTTGGTTGTAATCACACGATATTAATTTAAGCTTCGAATTTTCTTGACTAGTCAGTACCAAACTAATCAGTTTGTTTTTATTACAAACGAGGTAGTCCAGATGATGGTTATCGCTCAGATCCAATTTCACAAGGTTGTTCATCGTACATTCTAGCCGAACCAATGCCTTATTTTCACTTAGACTTAGTTCACTCAGATTGTTTGAAACACAATTCAATTTTATTAAATCTGGACTACTACAATAATATTTTGAAACGAAGTTGTATGAAAAATTCAGTTCTCTTACTGGAGCAGTGATAATTAATCGCTTTATCCGATTGTTATTACATTTGAGAAAGAAAAGCGAGTAGTTTCCCGTAAAATCCAAATTCTCAATCTGGTTTCTTGAACAATCTAGTGACAAAAGTTTAGATCCGAATTTTAAAACAGTAAGAGCATTCGATTCACAATTTAACCAATAAAGATTCTTGTTTTGAGAAAGATCCAATTGACTGAGTTGATTGAAACCAAGTCTTACATCTTTTAATTGAGTATTCAGTGTGTAAATAAGCGATGTGAGTTGGTTGTTCGTACAATCCAAATAATTTAATGCTGGTACATGACTAATATTGAGTGTTGTCAATTTATTTTCACTACAGATCAGCTTTTGTAGTTCAGGAAGGGAACCAAAGTCTATCGCTGTTAATTCATTGGAAGAACAATGAAGTTCTTTCAAATGGGTATTAGCTTGAAGATTCAGTGTTTTCAGTTGATTTCCGTTACACAGGAATACCTCCAGAAGAAGGTTTTTACTCAAATCAATTTCAGTAATCAGTTTATTGTTTCCAATGAATTCATGAGGTTGATTCGTTAAAGACGAATAAAATTCGAACTGGTTATTTATGTTTAAATACCGTAAGTTGGTAAATGCTTCAATTCCTGTAAGTTCTTTAATCAAACCATCTTCTTGAAAATTCGGATAACTTGAATAAATAACATTCTCTGAATGAGTTTCCAGATTTAAGGAATCTATACGCTCTGCCTCACTTTGCTGAATCTGGTTATCCTTGTTCTTATCAAAACCTAAGTGGATTAATCGAGATAAAAACGCTTTATCAGGAATAGTAACTGTTTGTGAATGAATTTTTAGAGAAAGAAGCAGAATACTGGAAATAGTACAGATTTTCATGAGGAAGTAATTGTACGAATCCAATACAATTACTCCCAGATTTGGTTCATTATTAAATCCCAGCTTTCACAATCGGTGAAACCTTTGTTCCAATCAATTCAATCGCTTTCATCAATTTTTCATGTGTTAAACCTGCATCCATTTGAAAAGTAAAACGCGAAATTCCTCCCAACGATTCACTGTGTCTCAAGATTTTCTCTGCTACTTCAACTGGTTCTCCAACCAATAAAGCTCCCATTTTGCCGTTTTGAGCATCGAAACGTTCTTTTGTAACTGGTGGAAAACCTCTTTCCTTGCCGATTTTGGTAAACATTCGCTCATACCCTGGATAGTAATCTCCCACAGCTTCTTCCTTGCTTGCGGCCACATAACCCAAGGAATGTAATCCGACTTTCAATTGTTTCGAATCATGTCCTGCTTTTGCTGCTGCATCTTTGTATAAATCGATTAATGGTCTGAAACGATACGTTTCTCCACCAATCACAGCAACCATCAATGGTAATCCCAATTGTCCGGCACGAACAAAAGAAGCAGGTGTTCCTCCTACTCCAAGCCACACAGGAAGTTTCTCTTGCAAAGGACGCGGATAAATTGCTTGATCATTCAATGATGCCCGAAATTTTCCCGACCAATTAACCGTTTCATTCTGCTGGATTTGAAGCAATAAATCCAGTTTTTCAGCAAAGAGTGCATCGTAATCGTTCAAGTCGAGACCGAATAATGGATATGCTTCAATGAAAGAACCTCTTCCGACTACCATTTCTGCTCTTCCGTTTGAGATCAAATCAAGCGTTGCAAAATTCTGGAACACTCTTACTGGATCAGCAGCACTCAATACTGTTACTGCGCTTGTTAAGCGAATTTGTTTCGTTTTCGAGGCTGCAGCTGCAAGAATCATAGTTGGGGCAGAATCTAAAAATTCTTTCCGATGATGTTCACCTATTCCAAAAATGTCTAAACCAACTTGATCCGCCAATTGGATTCGTTCCAATAATTCCTTAATTGCTTGAGCATTACTGATGCTTTTATCTGCCGGCACTGCAGCAAAACTGTCTATTCCTATTTCCATCTTGGTTTAAAATTAAGCATTCTGATTCTTACTTTTTGCCAAGGCTGAAAAAGTAAGCAAAACATCCTTCTATCCCGATTACATCCTTCAAGCATCCTTTCGTTTCTGATCAATCTATGGAAAGACTGGATCAGGACCCAAAATGGAAAGCACTTTCCGAGATTGTTAACCGAAACGAAAGGCTTTTACTTCTAAATTAAATAAAGACGAACGGCTAACGGTTTTCACTTCGAAATTAAAATTTCCCTGTCGAGTAATCGGGATTTTGTCCGCAGCTATAAATTCCACAAACAAGTACATTCTTTTCCCGAAAGAAAGCCACACTGATAAAGAATTAATAAAACATGAGATTATATTTGATACAGCTAACTAAAATTCATTTTCCCACATACAATGAATCTAAAATCCCTAATTTTGGTTCATGCAATATTTGCTCTTCATTACATCATTTTTTGTTTGTCAATCACTTTTTGGTCAAAGTTCCTTGCTGAGCACTTCTTTGAATTGGTTTACAAAGGCTGATAAAGCCAGTATTCAATCGTATCTTGAAAGCCACAACTATCAATTAATCGGTGAAAAAGACTCTTTGAATCTTCACTTTCAGCAGTATTCATTCGCGAAGTCTCAAAACGAAATTCAATTACATGCTTGCCTATTTCTAGGTGATTCGACAATTGAGTATTTATCTTTTGAAATAACGAATCACGCAGATTTAACAAGTATTCGATCACAACTCAAAGCAAACCGTTTCCGGACATTAAACGCGGATTTGAATGGCGATTTTATTACAACCACTTTTGATACGGATCGTTTTTTAGTACAGCAAGATTATCAGGCAATTGAGAATCCATTGGGTAAAGGAGAAATTCCGTATTACCGCTTTAGAATATTCCGAAAACATGGAAAATTTGACACCATGAACGGAGAAAAAATTTCATTTTCAGAAGATGGAACAAAAATTTCAGAAAACTATAAAAACGGACTTTTAGATGGAGAACGAACTTTCTATTTCTCCAATGGAACACTGAAGCGTAAAGAAAATTTCCGAGCTGGAAGATTGAATGGTTTAGTAAGCGATTTCAACGAAGAAGGAAAATTGATTCACAGTTCGACCCACAGCTACCATTGGAAATACGGGATGGAAAAATGGTACAATCACCAAGGAAAAATGGTCAAATCCTTACAATGGCAGCGAGATGTTCCGATTGGGATACAAAAGCAGACTTTCGAAGGAATCGTTATTGAACAGATTCCTTATGTAAAAGGAATCAAACAAGGTTTGGCAAAAGTACCTTATTTTGATGAGGCATCTATCAAAGCTAATTTCCCACGCAGTACGCTGAATGACGAACCTTTGGGTATTGAAACGGTAAATTTCGTCAATGACTTGAAACAGGGAAAAGCGGTCTGTATCTATTTCAACAAAAAGGATACGATGTACGTTGGTTATTACAAATCGGGGAAGCTTGACAGTACCTATTCCCTTTACAGACAAAACGGAATTCTTTACAGCACAACCTTTAGCAATGGATTAGAAAACGGAACACGCATTTACCGCATTCCTTCTGGTCCCTTGAAAGACTCTATTCATCGCATACAAAATTATAAAAACGGAAAGCTGGAGGGGATTTTAACCCAGTATTACCGAAAAGAAGCTGATCAGACCATTGAAGATCCAGATCCCCACATTCGTTTGCCTGGCGACATTTCCATTTATCCAATATTCATACCTGGCCCCTGGCTTCCCAACTATTATTCTTTCACTTACCGAGACGGTATAAAAAACGGACCTTACTCATATCAGATGGATTCCATGAATTACGGTCGTGGAACGTATCTAAACGATCGTCTGGAAGGTTATTATGAAGCACAAGTGTTTTCAGACGGGCAACCGGGCAAAATAATCGACGACGTGCTAATGATTCCCGAGAAAAAGTGGGTCAAAAGCTCCGGATATTATCAAAACGGGCTTAAAACAAAAGAATGGACGACCAACCATGTTTTAGATAGTATTGTGATAACAGAACATTTCGAGAAGAATCAGAAACATGGAAGTGTTATCAAAACAATAAAAGGCTTCAAAACCGAAGAACGTTTCTATCACCAAGACACACTCCAGCAATTGACATTCTTCGGAAAGAATCAGGAAATTGATTCTTATCAGCTTGAATTCATTAAAAACACCCATTTAGCTATTATTACTCACAAAATTCAAAAACAAGATAGTTCTTTCCTGTTTTCTTATCTCATTGAAGTCGATGATTATTATAGAAAAGACACCTTACTCGGAGCGATTGTTTCTACTTTAAAAAACAATCAGTCGGAAATGTCTCAAAAACTAAACGGCCTTTTCCATGTTAAAACTTCTTCTTACGAAACAAGCGGAAATTATCGAAATGGGAAATTAGATGGCATTATTTTGACTAAGCATTTTGACTCAAGCATTTTTGAGAATATAACTTATCGCAACGGAATTATTGAGGGTTATTCCTATACGCAATTCGATGATCAAGAACTATATACAGGAGCATTCATTTCCGCAACAAGTGGGGAACATATTTCCGTGAAGGATGGCTTGCGTCATGGTTGGTGTGTGGAGTACCTTGATTCAAAAGAGGAAATTAGAAGAACTAAATATATGAAAGGTGTTTTGAAGAAGACGGTGGAAAAATAACTGCTTACTTAGGGCACCAAGATGCCCCAGAAATCTTTTGAAACAAAACTTGAGACCCATTTTATGAACTCTATAACCCCAGTCTTAATACTTTATATTTTCTTTCTCATTTAATAAATAACACCTGCCAATCTTACTAGTTTATCCAACAATTCCTGCAATTCCTTAGAAACCTGATGCATCATGCGCCAATGATATTCCTGTTGACTAATTACCAACTTAAAATAATCTCCATCGAGCATAACTCCATCAAGTTCTTCAATGATTATTTCCATTTCTTGGATATCAGAAATGAATGAGTAATCTCCAGTCGAAAGCGGGATTTTTTGTTCCTTGATATTTATATTACTCAAATCATAAATATGAATTCCCAAAGGAAATGCTGTTTTTTGATTCCACTTCCATTGCCTGACAATCAAAAAAGGTTGTTCTTCTTCAATGTATTGAACGGAAAAATGATCCGTGCCAAGAGAAGGGAAAACCGAAAAGAAGAGTGTACACTTTTCAGAAAAGAGAGTTGAAAGTTTCAGCTCTACCCTTTTGTTCAGTTCATTTGCATTGGTTGTTAATTCTGTTTTCATTGGTACTCATTTGTTCCTTTCGGCAAATAAATTCCAGCTGTTTATTAGAATCCGCGGATAGAAAAGGCTGTAGTTTAAGCAACTCCTTGGCATTCATAATTGAGAAAACTTCCATCCTCAATATATTATTCCACTCGGGGTCTTGTTCAGAGCAGATTTCATCGATAAATGCGCATTGTTTCAGAAATAGTTTGTGATCATCTATCTTATTTAATAGTATGTCATGAAGCAATTCTCCGAACGCTCCAAAACTGGAATAATTTCCTTCCTGATAAACGTGTGCATAGTAAGGAATAAAATTGCGACTCCTTCCAAATTTCAGATACAGCTCTTTTCTAAAATCTTTCATCGCTGTTTCAGGTCGTTTTAATCATCTCATGATCCCCATCCCAGTCATCGGGATCTTTATACTTCAAAATCAGTTTTTCACCCGTTTCAAATTCTAGCTTAATTTCGTTGTCTTTACAATAAGCAGAACGGATAATCTGATTTTTCACTGCGAATTTTTCGGCATAATCGTGATAAGAATAGGATTCATCATCTATGTCGATTTCTCCCCAGTTTTCCCAAACGCCAAAACAAGATTCCAGAAAATATTGCGACCAGCTAATACCTTCGATCTTGATGTAGATAAGAATCGGTCCGCGCTCTGGACTGTCGGAATCTTCCACACCAATCATCTGCTCCAGTTTCTTTCCTGCTGCACTTTTTACTTTAAAATTTATATCTTGGAACATACGTCCAGCTGCGGGTTTACTCATTGTTTAAGTTAAAAATGGTTCAAATGGTTCAAATGGTTCAAATGGTTCAAATGGTTCAAATGGTTCAAATGGTCCAAATGAAAAAATCCCATTTTAAACTTTTGGATCTCTTGAACGTTTGAACTTGACTATGCATATTTACTTCCAGTATCATACGTTTCTATCACTTTGATCATTTCATCAAGCTGCTTTCTTCCAAAATTTGGCAGTTCGCTGTAATTCGCAATTTTGACGTAGGCGTCTACATCTTTATTGGCTTTGATCGTTTTGATTTCTTCTTTCAATAGCTCAAATTCTTTTTTTCCTTCCAACTGAATGTACAAATTGGTGTAAACTTTGTAACTGCCTATATTTAGCTGATCAAAATGTACCGCAAATAATGCCAGGTAGTGATTGAAATAGCCTTTCGGATACCTTTCTTCCAATTTCTCTGCGGCGACGCATTCGAATTGAAACCGATATTCCCCAGCTATACACTCGAAAATATGATTTGGCAAAAAGAAGATGAAATGCTTCAATTTAGTTGCTTTCAAGGAGTTATTGACAACCACTTTATCTGCTGAAAAATCTTTTCTCCAGCTAGAATTCGGTAATTCATAAAATTTGCCCCAAGGAAGTTCCTCGTTTTTGAATCTGAATTTACCCTGCTCATATTCCTCCTGATTAATTGGTTCCAGGTTGTAAGCGTAAACCTCCTGGAATTTCAGAATCCCTTTGTCTCCTTCGTCAATATGCGGAAATTGAAGATGATTCAAGTGAAACCTAAAACCAAGTCCAATTTCTTCAACGGAAATCTCAGGTTCTGTCTCCGATTGGGCAACATTCCAATTTTTATTTAGTTTGGTGTATTTCACTCTTTTAATTTAGGGTAAAGTTAGGTCGAAAAAACAATTTCTAACCTTCTTTCGGCACTTTTCGTCTCATAGCAATTGCCGTGATCACTGTAAACAAAATTCCCATAGGAAGAATTTCCATATACGTCATTGCTGCTTTGAACAAAGGGTTTTGATACTGCACCATAAATTCCTTCATTTCAGCATCTTGCTTTGCAATGAAAGTTGCACTTTTACCGCTTTCAACCAACTGGTCATGCATCGATTTCGAATAAGATTCCATCATACGAGAATCAGTTGCATAATCATAAATTAACCAGTTTACCACATAAATCGTGGATGCGAGTAAAGTAATCAGAATCCCAACTTTAAACGCTTTACCAAAAGTAATGACTCCCCCATTGGTTTTATCGCGGTAATTCTTCACTCCTATCACTAGGAAAATATTTGCAATAAACATCGATGTATAACCGAGGATCATTCCAAGAGTCATATCCAGTCCGTGTGAGAAAATCACCATGGCAATCAATACCCAAGCAGCAGTTATTAAGCCACCAATCGTTCCATAAACCAATACATTTTTTTTCATCTTTTTCACTTTATCATTTTCACAAAAATGGGATTCTGTACCAATTCAGTACTCATACTTTCGGGTGATTTTGTGTTTTACAAGGAGATTATACCTAATCGTTTTGCTACTTCAACGGCTTGTGTTCTGCGATTAACTTCCAGTTTTTCAAAGAGTTTTGAACTGTGTGTTTTAATGGTATTCAGTGAAACGAATAAACGCTCCGCAATTTCATGATTACTAAATCCCTGAGCTATTAATTCCAATACTTCCAATTCGCGTTTACTGATTCCTAATTCTTCTACTACTTTTTCGTTTCGTTCAAAGTTTTCGGAGGGTGAAACATAGATTGTTTTTTCAACCAATACCGTTTTAGGCTTAGTAAGCTGTTTGGCAAGCCAAATTCCTAGTACTAGAAATACAATTGCAATCACAGCCGCATACAATTCAATGGCATGATCGATAATCAACAGACGAAACTCTAGCCAACGCATCAGAAATAATAACGCAGCTAATGAAACTCCATAGAGTAAAATCACTTTGTATGACCTCAGAAAGGTACGAAACATAATTCCTTGTTTAGTAACAAAGATAGCTGAAATGAGTGTTAAATTTGGAGCTCTTATTTCTGAGCAACTCCGTAAGCAATGTATTTCCATTTGGATGGGGTTACATGATTCCAAAATAACTGATCTATGGCTGCAAAAAATTTGCGCTGTTTTTCACCTCGCCCAAGTGTGGCTAAAAAACCAGTTGTTTTTAGTTCGTAACTAGAAAAAATACTCAAGCATTCTTCCATCTCACTAATCGAAAGATAGCGCCAAGGACTTCCCCAATTTGCATATCTTACCCTTAACTTTTTATGAACCTGAGAACCAATCAAATTTTCGGCAAACAACAACTTTCCTCCTGGTTTCAGTGCTTTATAAATTTCTTTGAAGACCTTTTTTTGAATTTCAAAGTTATCATTTCGACCAATTCCACCAATGATAGATTTAAATACGATCACATCGAAATGATTTTCATATGGAATAGCAGCAGCATCTAAATTCTCGTAGCTTATGAGTGCTGTAACCTGATGTTTTACATGTAATTTTTCTGCAGTTTCTTTGATATTATTTAAATCTGTACAAAGAGTAGTTTTTCCTTTTAAAGCAAGCCAAAGAGAAAGTCCTCCTTCACGTCCACCCAACTCCAATCCATTTTCAACTTGGTTCCAATCAACATTTTTCTCCCAAAACAAAAGAGCTTTCGACCAGGATTTAATATCCCATTGGATAATTTCTTTAAGTAGTTGATAATCTGTCATTAGTAGTCGTTATTTTAGCTGTTTATCCATTTAAATCAATAAAACAGCTGTATATTGATTTAAGACGGCAGCTTATTTAGAATTCTAAGATAGAAATATCCTTCGTAAAACAAGTTATTCGGTCACTCAATGTGATACTGCCTTCAACCCAATGATTGATCCAATCAATGTGGTAATGAAAACTAATTTCCAGAGACTTATCGGTTCTTTAAATACCAAAATTCCGATTAAAACCGTTCCAACAGCACCAATTCCAGTCCAAACAGCATAAGCTGTCCCTATTGGTAACGTTTGAATGGCTTTCATAAGTAATAACATACTAATAACTAATGAAACTCCAAACCCTGCGTACCACCAATACATGGTGTTTCCAGTTGTGTTTTTTGCTTTTTCCAAACACGAGGCAAATGCCACTTCAAATAGTCCTGCAATAATTAAAATAATCCAATTCATTTTTCCCGTTATTAAAGAGTTCAGACAAATTTTATGTCTGCAAAATTGAGAAAGAAAATACAGGAATCTTTTTACAAATGATAAAAAATGGTCGTACTTTACCTGATTTCGGATCGAATACGGCTTAAACTGACTTGCGTAATTCCGAGATAAGAAGCAATATATCCTAATTGTACTCTTCGAATCAAATCTGGATGATTCCGTAAAAGATCTTGATATCGCTCCAAAGCTGTTCTGAATTGTCTAGAAATTAAACGTTCTTCCGTTTTGATTAATTCCTTTTCTGCAAATCTTCTTCCCCAATTAGCTATGTGAAG from Fluviicola taffensis DSM 16823 carries:
- a CDS encoding helix-turn-helix transcriptional regulator, producing MFRTFLRSYKVILLYGVSLAALLFLMRWLEFRLLIIDHAIELYAAVIAIVFLVLGIWLAKQLTKPKTVLVEKTIYVSPSENFERNEKVVEELGISKRELEVLELIAQGFSNHEIAERLFVSLNTIKTHSSKLFEKLEVNRRTQAVEVAKRLGIISL
- a CDS encoding DUF4199 domain-containing protein; its protein translation is MKKNVLVYGTIGGLITAAWVLIAMVIFSHGLDMTLGMILGYTSMFIANIFLVIGVKNYRDKTNGGVITFGKAFKVGILITLLASTIYVVNWLIYDYATDSRMMESYSKSMHDQLVESGKSATFIAKQDAEMKEFMVQYQNPLFKAAMTYMEILPMGILFTVITAIAMRRKVPKEG
- a CDS encoding toxin-antitoxin system YwqK family antitoxin, whose product is MQYLLFITSFFVCQSLFGQSSLLSTSLNWFTKADKASIQSYLESHNYQLIGEKDSLNLHFQQYSFAKSQNEIQLHACLFLGDSTIEYLSFEITNHADLTSIRSQLKANRFRTLNADLNGDFITTTFDTDRFLVQQDYQAIENPLGKGEIPYYRFRIFRKHGKFDTMNGEKISFSEDGTKISENYKNGLLDGERTFYFSNGTLKRKENFRAGRLNGLVSDFNEEGKLIHSSTHSYHWKYGMEKWYNHQGKMVKSLQWQRDVPIGIQKQTFEGIVIEQIPYVKGIKQGLAKVPYFDEASIKANFPRSTLNDEPLGIETVNFVNDLKQGKAVCIYFNKKDTMYVGYYKSGKLDSTYSLYRQNGILYSTTFSNGLENGTRIYRIPSGPLKDSIHRIQNYKNGKLEGILTQYYRKEADQTIEDPDPHIRLPGDISIYPIFIPGPWLPNYYSFTYRDGIKNGPYSYQMDSMNYGRGTYLNDRLEGYYEAQVFSDGQPGKIIDDVLMIPEKKWVKSSGYYQNGLKTKEWTTNHVLDSIVITEHFEKNQKHGSVIKTIKGFKTEERFYHQDTLQQLTFFGKNQEIDSYQLEFIKNTHLAIITHKIQKQDSSFLFSYLIEVDDYYRKDTLLGAIVSTLKNNQSEMSQKLNGLFHVKTSSYETSGNYRNGKLDGIILTKHFDSSIFENITYRNGIIEGYSYTQFDDQELYTGAFISATSGEHISVKDGLRHGWCVEYLDSKEEIRRTKYMKGVLKKTVEK
- a CDS encoding methyltransferase domain-containing protein is translated as MTDYQLLKEIIQWDIKSWSKALLFWEKNVDWNQVENGLELGGREGGLSLWLALKGKTTLCTDLNNIKETAEKLHVKHQVTALISYENLDAAAIPYENHFDVIVFKSIIGGIGRNDNFEIQKKVFKEIYKALKPGGKLLFAENLIGSQVHKKLRVRYANWGSPWRYLSISEMEECLSIFSSYELKTTGFLATLGRGEKQRKFFAAIDQLFWNHVTPSKWKYIAYGVAQK
- a CDS encoding LLM class flavin-dependent oxidoreductase; translation: MEIGIDSFAAVPADKSISNAQAIKELLERIQLADQVGLDIFGIGEHHRKEFLDSAPTMILAAAASKTKQIRLTSAVTVLSAADPVRVFQNFATLDLISNGRAEMVVGRGSFIEAYPLFGLDLNDYDALFAEKLDLLLQIQQNETVNWSGKFRASLNDQAIYPRPLQEKLPVWLGVGGTPASFVRAGQLGLPLMVAVIGGETYRFRPLIDLYKDAAAKAGHDSKQLKVGLHSLGYVAASKEEAVGDYYPGYERMFTKIGKERGFPPVTKERFDAQNGKMGALLVGEPVEVAEKILRHSESLGGISRFTFQMDAGLTHEKLMKAIELIGTKVSPIVKAGI
- a CDS encoding DMT family transporter, with product MNWIILIIAGLFEVAFASCLEKAKNTTGNTMYWWYAGFGVSLVISMLLLMKAIQTLPIGTAYAVWTGIGAVGTVLIGILVFKEPISLWKLVFITTLIGSIIGLKAVSH